The window TTCTCGCTGATCGTCAAGGACAGCACCTGCGAGCTGCAAGAAGGCGAGAACCCGGACGCCCAGGTCACTCTGGTGATGGACGGCGAAACCCTGGAAGGCATCGTCGACGGTTCGACCGACGGCATGCAGGCGTTCATGGGCGGCAAACTGCGCGCTGAAGGCGACATGATGCTGGCGATGAAACTGTCCGAGCTGTTCCCTTCGTAAGACTGCCGTTCGCTTACAAACAAATCCCGCCTGTTTGGCGGGATTTGTCGTTTCAGGGTCACTGGATGCCGTCGGCGTCCAGCTCCTTGAAGACCTGCCGATCGGCGATCTGGGTCTGACTGTCGGGGTACATCAACTGGACGCTGCCACCGGGGATGATTTCACCGGTTTGCGCATCACGGGCGAAGGTGATGACATACCGCTCACCCTGATACTTCAGGTAAATGTTGTAATAATCCTGCGGCTGATCCGGCGCTGCAAAAGCGCTGTAGCGATAGCGGGTCCGTGGCACCAGCATTGGCCAGTGCTTTTGTAGCAACTCGCCACTCACTTCGGGATCCGCAGACTCCAGAGCAACAATCGCCGTCGCGACCAATTCATCGTTATTTGCCGAGGTCAGAATTAGTGGCTGTGTGCGTTGCATGGTGATGAGACTGACCTTGCCATTCACAACATCCCGACGGTACATACCGTTGCTAAACCACCTGGAAGCATCAAAGCGGTTCTCTTCAGGGCTCCAGTCGCCGTAATACATATCAACCCTTGAAGGGTAGAGATAAACACTCAACGGAAGAATGACAGCAAGCAGCACGAGCGCTTGAACGACCCTGGTCCTGAAAAAATGACTTTTCACTCGATGACCTGCGAACGTCTGCGTCGACGACTTACGTTCAATATTTGAATTTCGCCTGCGGAGTTTTTCAAACTCTGCAGTTCAACGCTTTGCGTCAGCCGCTTTTTCAAGCTCGCGCTGTACTTGCAGGTATGCGACTTCTTCATCACTCCCTTTCACCAAGTGCGAAGCCATGGCTCCGGTCAGCAGCTGCTTGTCGTTGACGTCCCAATCCAGAGTGACGACGTAGGTATTGTGCTGAAGCGTTACAAACAGCCAATAGGAATCCACTGGCTTGTCCGGTTCAGCGAATGCGCTGTAGGCATAGCGTATTTGACGGCGCAAATCCGGGGTATTCAGGACAAGATCTTCTGTGTCGACCTTCGGATATTTCTGTTCGATCGCCACCAGAACCTTGGTCAAAAGAACGTCGTTTTCAATCGACTGCAAGCTTTCCGGCTTGTTACGCAGCATTGTCAACGGACTCGCCTGCGGCGGCGTCTCCATCAAACGCGGGCGGTACATGCCAGAGCTGAACCACCGAGTGGCGTCAAAGCGGACTTCTTCGGGACTCCAGGCGCCGTAATACATCATCACTTTGGCGGACATATGATCTTCCTTGGCGTAAATAAATAGTGTTGCAGCGCTGACGACGGCCAACAGTATGCATAAAAGGCGCTGTTTACCCGATAACAGCCTTGTTTTCATATGGGTTTATAGGCACAGAGTTGCTTGGGAACACCATCAGGCGTGTTACCTGAGCGAACATCACGATGTGCACCTAAAGCATCAAGGGGGAAGCCAACCTTTTTTTCATAAAACGCCCGACTGTCGTCGTGCGCCATCAAATCACGCTGTTCATCAGTGATCGTGGGTTTTGGTGCCTGCGGTGCCTGTTCTCCAGGAATTTGCGCAGTGGGATCATTCGCCTGCTTGCGATGCGCTGCCAATTTTCGCTGATAGGCAGTCTTCTGACCTCTGTATGCCTCCATTGCCTGGGCATCACTACTCGCCTGCTTACGAATCCCCGGCACGGACTCGCGTTCGGCCGACGTGCCGTAGGTGGTGTCGTAATTGCTGCGTCGTGGAAACGCCCAAACAGTGGTCTGAGTCGAGTTGGCCAGAATCTGGGCCAGACTGCGTTCGTAATGAGGATCTTCGCCCTCATTCACTTTGAAATCGGCGTCGATACCCAAACCGGTACGGCAGGCATACGAGTAAATCTTGGCACCGTAAGCAAATGCCTCGGGCTTGAACATCTGGGCCTGCGCATCACGCAGCCGATAACTGTCGTTTTTATCCAGTTCGTAGCCCAGTTCAATACTGCCCACTACACCGTGGGAGAAAAAATCCAGTTGTTTGATTTCCCGGCCCCGACGTTGCCGGGTGGCAATGAAGTCGACAACACCAGAGATGGAATCCA of the Pseudomonas sp. Seg1 genome contains:
- a CDS encoding SCP2 sterol-binding domain-containing protein, whose protein sequence is MTSVADAVQAMKAKFNPAAAAGLDLVFGFRIDDTKNFSLIVKDSTCELQEGENPDAQVTLVMDGETLEGIVDGSTDGMQAFMGGKLRAEGDMMLAMKLSELFPS